A region from the Fimbriimonadaceae bacterium genome encodes:
- the truB gene encoding tRNA pseudouridine(55) synthase TruB, whose protein sequence is MLGILLIDKPLGITSHDVVNTVRRRFGTRRVGHAGTLDPLGTGLLVVAVGPATRFLQYLPLEPKEYDAHVTFGRATNTQDAEGEIVSEAPVPEELEQRLVEVLPNFVGAIRQLPPMFSAVKKAGKPLYVYARKGEEVERATREVYIEAIDLLEVVGEVAHLRVVCSGGTYIRTLAHDVGEAVGCGAFLSSLNRTGVGRFKLEGAVKLDDAGPEHLLPLREALDPMPVIELDSHRVAHVREGRQVGIRPSPAEPRVAVATPDGDVFGIAKVFGPLLQPEVVIPSEVAAP, encoded by the coding sequence ATGCTTGGAATCCTCCTGATCGACAAGCCTCTGGGCATCACCTCGCACGACGTGGTCAACACCGTGCGGCGCCGTTTCGGGACGCGACGCGTGGGGCACGCCGGAACGTTGGACCCGCTGGGCACGGGGCTGCTGGTCGTGGCGGTGGGTCCGGCCACGCGGTTCCTGCAGTACCTCCCGCTCGAACCGAAGGAGTACGACGCCCACGTCACCTTTGGGCGCGCCACCAACACCCAGGACGCCGAGGGCGAGATCGTCTCCGAAGCCCCGGTGCCCGAGGAGTTGGAGCAGCGCCTGGTCGAGGTCTTGCCGAACTTCGTCGGGGCGATCCGGCAGTTGCCGCCGATGTTCAGCGCGGTCAAGAAGGCGGGGAAGCCCCTCTATGTCTACGCGAGGAAGGGCGAGGAGGTGGAGCGCGCGACCCGCGAGGTCTACATCGAAGCGATCGACCTGCTGGAGGTCGTCGGGGAGGTCGCGCACCTTCGGGTGGTTTGCTCCGGCGGGACGTACATTCGGACGCTGGCCCACGACGTTGGGGAAGCGGTCGGCTGTGGGGCTTTCCTCTCATCGCTCAACCGAACGGGCGTCGGACGGTTTAAGCTGGAAGGAGCCGTGAAGCTCGACGATGCGGGCCCCGAGCACCTCCTGCCCCTGCGGGAGGCGCTGGATCCGATGCCGGTGATCGAACTCGATTCGCACCGAGTCGCCCACGTGCGCGAGGGACGCCAAGTCGGCATCCGCCCTTCGCCGGCCGAGCCCCGGGTCGCCGTGGCGACTCCCGACGGCGACGTGTTCGGCATCGCAAAGGTGTTTGGCCCCTTGCTCCAACCGGAGGTCGTGATCCCCTCGGAGGTCGCTGCTCCGTGA
- a CDS encoding DUF2752 domain-containing protein encodes MIAFEHGVRRKLLLGQFLWFALWVAITVTALFLHPDPSGHGTHTQLGLPPCPSVLVMGRPCPGCGLTTSWTATVHGDLGAAWRANPLGSLLYFGFTVSAFLSLYGFVRRARLDLSGKRFNQLAVALLVGYLAFGAYRFVTARDYSVGPMVVRGR; translated from the coding sequence GTGATTGCCTTTGAGCACGGGGTGCGGCGCAAGCTGCTGCTGGGGCAGTTCCTCTGGTTTGCCCTTTGGGTTGCGATCACGGTGACCGCGCTGTTCCTTCATCCGGACCCGAGCGGCCATGGCACGCACACCCAGTTGGGATTGCCCCCTTGCCCTTCGGTGCTCGTGATGGGGCGGCCGTGTCCGGGGTGCGGGCTCACGACGAGTTGGACGGCCACGGTGCACGGCGATCTCGGAGCGGCGTGGCGCGCGAACCCTCTCGGCTCCTTGCTCTATTTCGGGTTCACCGTGAGCGCGTTCCTTTCGCTCTACGGGTTTGTCCGGCGCGCGCGTTTGGACCTTTCCGGCAAGCGGTTCAACCAGTTGGCGGTGGCCCTGCTGGTCGGTTATCTCGCGTTCGGCGCGTACCGTTTCGTCACCGCGCGGGACTACTCGGTTGGGCCGATGGTCGTTCGAGGCCGCTGA
- a CDS encoding D-cysteine desulfhydrase family protein, producing MPPPRKVDLIQAPTPVHRLDRMSEKLGIELWIKRDDLTGFALGGNKGRKLEYLIAAALDQGADAVTSCGSAQSNFVRQLGGACSRFGLRCGAAVMDKPYDGAAGKPPDIHLPPDGGNALVDQILGVDVRHHPDGTWEALYDHAEALALEYEAEGHRVYRIPIGGSSPLGAYGFLKAAEELNSQAGPFDAIVVASSSGSTHSGLTYAYHGLPTQVIGISADPEPELPQEFAELCTGLDALLGEQRNVRPEDFDLRLDWVGPGYAVPSAEGNAAILELARSEGIFLDPVYSGKAFAGVLDLAKRGELPGRTLFWHTGGSPSLFAVRSLDELFSGLERPSAQPSSPAR from the coding sequence ATGCCCCCTCCCCGCAAGGTCGACCTCATCCAGGCGCCCACTCCGGTCCACCGATTGGACCGGATGTCCGAGAAGCTGGGCATCGAACTGTGGATCAAGCGGGACGACCTCACCGGGTTCGCCCTGGGCGGCAACAAGGGGCGCAAGCTCGAGTATCTCATCGCCGCCGCGCTGGACCAGGGTGCCGATGCCGTCACGTCCTGCGGGTCCGCGCAATCGAACTTCGTGCGCCAACTGGGCGGCGCGTGCTCGCGCTTCGGCCTGCGGTGCGGGGCCGCGGTCATGGACAAGCCCTACGACGGCGCCGCCGGCAAGCCGCCCGACATCCACCTGCCCCCCGACGGGGGCAACGCGCTCGTGGACCAGATCTTGGGCGTCGACGTTCGCCACCATCCCGACGGCACGTGGGAGGCCCTCTACGACCACGCCGAAGCCCTCGCCCTCGAGTACGAGGCGGAGGGGCACCGCGTCTACCGCATTCCCATCGGGGGCTCCTCCCCGCTCGGCGCGTACGGGTTCCTCAAGGCCGCCGAGGAGCTGAACTCGCAGGCCGGGCCCTTCGACGCCATCGTCGTGGCCAGCTCCAGCGGAAGCACCCACTCCGGGCTCACCTACGCGTACCACGGGCTGCCCACGCAGGTGATCGGGATCAGCGCCGACCCCGAACCCGAACTGCCCCAAGAGTTCGCCGAGCTTTGCACCGGGCTCGACGCGCTCCTAGGCGAGCAGCGCAACGTGCGCCCCGAGGACTTTGACCTACGCCTCGACTGGGTGGGTCCGGGTTACGCCGTGCCCAGCGCCGAAGGGAATGCTGCGATCCTCGAACTCGCCCGCAGCGAAGGGATCTTCCTCGACCCCGTCTACTCGGGCAAGGCGTTCGCCGGCGTCCTCGATCTGGCCAAGCGGGGAGAACTGCCCGGCCGCACGCTCTTCTGGCACACGGGCGGGTCTCCCTCGCTCTTCGCGGTGAGGAGCCTCGACGAGCTGTTCAGCGGCCTCGAACGACCATCGGCCCAACCGAGTAGTCCCGCGCGGTGA
- a CDS encoding thiamine pyrophosphate-dependent enzyme, which yields MSAIPANKSYNKLDLLRLMLLSREGDRREGILLRQSKGWFHIGGTGHEAIGALSFVLRPDDVLFPHYRDRALMLTRGLTTAELALAYFGKRDSGSGGRQMPGHYSNKDLNVFSVSSPTGGSLLPAVGTAWGMKLSGTDSLVVTSIGDAASRQGEFYEAVAFAMQEKLPAIFLVEDNRYGISTPTEKFLAFRFGLFDERNVVRVDAHYPDKVFEVGAAAAAKARAGDGPTILWCELDRLSSHSSSDDHRIYREPEDIAEMEARDPIKLLAEELMASGDLTEDVWQEMRDEVVQLVDAEYLKAEKATDPRADEVYLHNFGEEVPAERPPITTGRQTMVAAINSTLHKALENDPKVVMFGEDIEDPKGGVFGLTKGLSDAFPNQVFNSPLAEATIVGTAVGMAAYGMRPVFEVQFIDFINPAWNQIMTNLSTLRWRTFGKWKCPCVIYCPYGAYLPGGSLWHSQANEALLAHVPGVRIAIPSTPEDAAGLFWSAIHGDDPTFILIPKHIFRKNVEVDHVEAVPFGKARTVREGSDVTLVTWGNCVELAEEVAQKLADEVDIEILDLRTIVPCDYEAIAASLEKTGRLVVVHEDLKTCGFGQAILGEMTRVPERWNLFLSPPQLVAREDVHIGYNPIYEYAALPSADEVIAAVRVTME from the coding sequence ATGTCCGCGATTCCCGCCAACAAGTCCTACAACAAGCTCGATCTCCTGCGTTTGATGCTCCTCAGCCGTGAAGGCGACCGTCGCGAGGGGATCCTGCTCCGACAGAGCAAGGGCTGGTTCCACATCGGCGGGACGGGCCACGAGGCGATCGGCGCGCTCTCCTTCGTGTTGCGGCCGGACGACGTGCTCTTTCCGCACTACCGCGACCGCGCCCTCATGCTCACGCGCGGCCTCACGACCGCCGAGCTCGCGCTCGCCTACTTCGGCAAACGGGACTCGGGCTCCGGCGGGCGCCAGATGCCGGGCCACTACAGCAACAAGGACCTCAACGTCTTCAGCGTCAGTTCGCCCACTGGTGGATCGCTGCTGCCGGCGGTCGGGACCGCGTGGGGCATGAAGCTCTCCGGGACGGACTCCCTGGTGGTCACCAGCATCGGCGACGCGGCTTCCCGCCAAGGCGAGTTCTACGAGGCCGTGGCCTTCGCGATGCAGGAGAAGCTGCCGGCGATCTTCCTGGTGGAGGACAACCGCTACGGCATCTCGACGCCCACCGAGAAGTTTCTCGCCTTCCGATTCGGGCTGTTCGACGAGCGAAACGTGGTCCGCGTGGACGCGCACTACCCGGACAAGGTCTTCGAGGTCGGCGCGGCGGCTGCGGCCAAGGCGCGCGCGGGCGACGGCCCCACGATTCTCTGGTGCGAGTTGGACCGGTTGTCAAGCCACAGCAGCTCGGACGACCACCGCATCTACCGCGAGCCCGAGGACATCGCCGAGATGGAGGCCCGGGACCCAATCAAGCTGCTCGCCGAGGAGTTGATGGCGTCGGGCGATCTCACCGAGGACGTGTGGCAGGAGATGCGCGACGAGGTCGTGCAGCTCGTGGATGCCGAGTACCTCAAAGCGGAGAAGGCAACGGACCCGCGGGCGGACGAGGTGTATCTCCACAACTTCGGCGAGGAAGTGCCCGCGGAGAGGCCCCCGATCACCACGGGGCGCCAGACCATGGTCGCCGCGATTAACTCGACCCTTCACAAGGCGCTTGAGAACGACCCGAAGGTGGTCATGTTCGGCGAAGACATCGAGGACCCGAAGGGCGGCGTGTTCGGTCTTACCAAGGGGCTCTCCGACGCGTTCCCCAACCAGGTCTTCAACTCGCCGTTGGCCGAGGCCACGATCGTCGGGACCGCGGTCGGCATGGCCGCCTACGGCATGCGCCCGGTGTTCGAGGTCCAGTTCATCGACTTCATCAACCCGGCGTGGAACCAGATCATGACGAACCTCTCCACGCTGCGGTGGCGGACGTTCGGAAAGTGGAAGTGTCCGTGTGTGATCTACTGCCCGTACGGCGCGTACCTGCCCGGCGGCTCGCTCTGGCACAGCCAGGCGAACGAGGCGTTGCTGGCCCACGTGCCCGGTGTACGCATCGCGATCCCGTCGACGCCCGAGGATGCCGCGGGGCTATTCTGGAGCGCGATCCACGGCGACGACCCCACGTTCATCTTGATTCCGAAGCACATCTTCCGCAAGAACGTGGAGGTGGACCACGTGGAGGCCGTTCCGTTCGGCAAGGCGCGCACCGTGCGCGAGGGTTCGGACGTGACGCTCGTGACGTGGGGCAACTGCGTCGAACTTGCCGAAGAGGTCGCCCAGAAGCTCGCCGACGAGGTCGACATCGAGATTCTGGATCTGCGGACGATCGTGCCGTGCGACTACGAGGCCATCGCCGCCTCGCTCGAGAAGACGGGTCGATTGGTCGTGGTGCACGAGGATCTCAAGACGTGCGGTTTCGGGCAGGCGATCCTGGGCGAGATGACGCGGGTCCCGGAGCGGTGGAACCTGTTCCTCTCACCCCCGCAGTTGGTGGCACGCGAAGACGTGCACATCGGCTACAACCCGATCTACGAGTACGCGGCGCTGCCGAGCGCGGACGAGGTGATCGCCGCCGTCCGCGTCACGATGGAATAG
- a CDS encoding prepilin-type N-terminal cleavage/methylation domain-containing protein, protein MRRRKAFTLVEIMIVVLIIGILLAIAVPQWVGTRSRSQQKTCISQLRAISGAKEQFAMEFNKGTGDPVVAGDLVPTYIKGTSLPTCPAGGTYTIQNIGTEPTCSLSGQAPNPHVLP, encoded by the coding sequence ATGCGCCGAAGAAAAGCCTTCACCCTAGTCGAGATCATGATCGTCGTGCTGATCATCGGGATCCTGCTTGCGATCGCCGTGCCGCAGTGGGTCGGAACGCGCTCCCGGTCGCAGCAGAAGACGTGCATCTCGCAGCTTCGCGCCATCTCGGGCGCCAAAGAGCAGTTCGCAATGGAGTTCAACAAGGGCACCGGCGACCCCGTGGTCGCAGGCGACCTGGTCCCCACGTACATCAAGGGCACCTCTCTGCCGACGTGCCCGGCCGGCGGGACCTACACGATCCAGAACATCGGCACCGAACCCACGTGCTCGCTGAGCGGACAGGCCCCCAATCCGCACGTGCTGCCGTAG
- a CDS encoding FkbM family methyltransferase: MRLRTFLRPILKHVFAPIPAGPNQGLICSKACGAPYRKGTYEAARWEPLAGLVEPGDVFWDVGAHYGYVTLLAHRAVGPAGQVYAFEPSRKNRSFLKGHVRANRAANVEVLPWAFSDTVGKSRFGGGTGSGTRQLGTGRTYVQTHTVDALVASGRCKPPTWLKLDVEGAEVAVLRGAERALRSQPAATLVATHSPTLHADCLNLLEGFGLRCHVPERSQIALAGGVSRMETEILAISPTRAVPEALLTAFLQAGL, translated from the coding sequence ATGCGCTTGAGAACCTTCCTGCGACCGATTCTCAAGCATGTGTTCGCGCCCATTCCCGCCGGGCCCAACCAAGGCCTGATCTGCAGCAAGGCATGCGGCGCTCCATACCGGAAAGGCACGTACGAAGCCGCCCGGTGGGAGCCGCTGGCGGGGCTGGTGGAGCCGGGTGACGTCTTCTGGGACGTGGGCGCGCACTACGGCTACGTCACGCTCCTCGCCCATCGGGCGGTCGGACCGGCGGGTCAGGTCTACGCGTTCGAACCGTCGCGCAAGAACCGGTCGTTCCTCAAGGGGCACGTGAGGGCGAACCGCGCGGCCAACGTCGAGGTTCTCCCCTGGGCGTTCTCGGACACCGTCGGGAAGTCGCGCTTCGGAGGTGGTACGGGTTCGGGCACCCGACAATTAGGCACCGGACGAACATACGTCCAAACCCACACGGTGGACGCGTTGGTCGCTTCCGGTCGATGCAAGCCTCCGACCTGGCTGAAGCTCGATGTCGAGGGCGCCGAGGTTGCGGTGCTGCGCGGAGCCGAGCGGGCTTTGCGGAGCCAACCGGCGGCGACCCTGGTCGCCACGCACTCGCCCACTCTGCACGCGGACTGTTTGAACCTGCTGGAAGGGTTCGGGCTCCGGTGTCATGTCCCCGAGCGTTCACAGATTGCGCTCGCGGGAGGCGTCTCTCGGATGGAAACGGAGATCTTGGCGATCAGCCCGACCCGCGCCGTGCCGGAGGCGTTGCTGACGGCGTTTCTGCAAGCGGGCCTTTGA
- a CDS encoding CAP domain-containing protein yields MFTTAVVALVGMCQLVGGADDASAEVVVLTNLERAKVGLGPLKVGTHETESAKWLSEDMGNADTARHIDSLGRGFAERAAAFEIQIPLGENYAAGFRTSQQLVTAWLGSPKHRANMLAPDAKLIGVGHAVRPKGLRNYWTMVVADFDDCVAVIDNEAVETSRGEVSVYVRGRPTSQHARLSNDGDTWSQWLPLGKPLPWKLSEGPGLKTVLVEVEDVTGKMARASDTIVLR; encoded by the coding sequence ATGTTTACGACCGCGGTAGTCGCGTTGGTGGGGATGTGCCAGCTTGTGGGTGGGGCCGACGACGCCTCGGCCGAGGTGGTGGTGCTGACCAACCTCGAGCGGGCGAAGGTGGGCCTGGGTCCGCTCAAGGTGGGGACCCACGAAACCGAATCGGCCAAGTGGCTTTCGGAGGACATGGGGAACGCCGACACGGCCCGCCACATCGACTCTTTGGGGAGGGGGTTTGCCGAGCGCGCTGCGGCGTTCGAGATTCAGATCCCGCTGGGCGAGAACTACGCCGCCGGATTCCGCACGTCGCAGCAGCTCGTGACGGCCTGGTTGGGCAGTCCGAAGCACCGCGCGAACATGCTCGCACCCGACGCAAAGCTCATCGGGGTCGGCCACGCCGTGCGGCCCAAAGGGCTCCGAAACTACTGGACGATGGTGGTTGCGGACTTTGACGACTGTGTTGCGGTGATCGACAACGAGGCGGTGGAGACGAGCCGCGGCGAAGTGAGCGTGTACGTACGCGGTCGTCCCACGTCGCAGCACGCGCGGCTTTCCAACGACGGCGACACTTGGAGCCAGTGGCTCCCCCTCGGAAAGCCGCTGCCCTGGAAACTCTCCGAGGGCCCGGGGTTGAAGACCGTGTTGGTCGAGGTCGAGGACGTCACCGGCAAGATGGCCCGCGCCTCCGACACCATCGTCCTGCGTTAA
- a CDS encoding citrate synthase (catalyzes the formation of citrate from acetyl-CoA and oxaloacetate), which produces MAATTYPNYSPGLEGVIGGISKISQIDSDRSSLVYRGIDVHDLAEKGSFEETAYLLFYGKLPNRDELAAFRKTLGEEREVPPQVYDALRAMPKNAHPMDVTRAAYAVLAPYDPDYDKNDHDANVRKAVRIMAKAPTIVANGYRIQHGQDIVKPDPSLNTAANFLYILHGGEKPDEFTEMAMDASLTLYAEHGFNASTFAARVTVATLSDLYSGIVTGIGTLKGPLHGGANEEAMKMLKEIGTPENAEAWIRDALATKKKIMGFGHREYKKADSRAGILTQMAKEIGRRKGVTKWGDIADILERVMLEEKNIHPNVDFPAAYAYYLLGIPIELYTPIFVIARVTGWSAHMIEQIDNNRLIRPKCIYEGPTNVPFTPIDAR; this is translated from the coding sequence ATGGCAGCAACCACTTACCCCAACTACAGCCCCGGTCTCGAAGGCGTGATCGGCGGCATTTCCAAGATTAGCCAGATCGATTCCGACCGCAGCAGTCTCGTTTACCGAGGCATCGACGTGCACGACCTGGCGGAGAAGGGTTCCTTCGAGGAGACGGCCTACCTGCTGTTCTACGGCAAGCTGCCCAATCGGGACGAGTTGGCCGCGTTCCGCAAGACGTTGGGCGAAGAGCGCGAGGTGCCCCCGCAGGTGTACGACGCGTTGCGCGCGATGCCGAAGAACGCCCACCCGATGGACGTCACCCGGGCCGCGTACGCGGTGCTGGCGCCGTACGATCCCGACTACGACAAGAACGACCACGACGCGAACGTCCGCAAGGCCGTCCGGATCATGGCGAAGGCGCCGACGATCGTGGCGAACGGCTACCGGATCCAGCACGGGCAGGACATCGTCAAGCCCGATCCGTCGCTGAACACGGCCGCGAACTTCCTCTACATCCTGCACGGCGGCGAGAAGCCGGACGAGTTCACCGAGATGGCGATGGATGCATCGCTCACGCTTTATGCGGAGCACGGGTTCAACGCGTCGACGTTTGCCGCCCGCGTGACGGTCGCCACGCTCAGCGACCTCTACAGCGGCATCGTCACGGGCATCGGCACCCTCAAAGGCCCGCTCCACGGCGGCGCCAACGAGGAGGCGATGAAGATGCTCAAGGAGATCGGCACGCCGGAGAACGCGGAAGCGTGGATTCGGGATGCGCTGGCCACCAAGAAGAAGATCATGGGCTTCGGCCACCGCGAGTACAAGAAGGCGGACAGCCGGGCCGGGATCCTCACGCAGATGGCCAAGGAGATCGGCCGCCGCAAGGGCGTGACGAAGTGGGGCGACATCGCCGACATCCTCGAGCGGGTGATGCTCGAGGAGAAGAACATCCACCCGAACGTGGACTTCCCCGCCGCCTACGCGTACTACCTGCTCGGCATTCCGATCGAGCTGTACACGCCGATCTTCGTGATCGCGCGCGTGACCGGATGGAGCGCGCACATGATCGAGCAGATCGACAACAACCGCCTCATCCGCCCCAAGTGCATCTACGAAGGGCCGACCAACGTGCCGTTCACCCCGATCGACGCGCGCTGA
- the prpB gene encoding methylisocitrate lyase, translating into MLHRGPESPGRALRERMADGVVCLPGVFNAITAKAAHSAGAEGLYLSGAGVTNALLAVPDIALLTLTEMAQQAAYVCQAAPVPVIADADTGYGETLNVARTVREMERAGLAGIHLEDQVSPKRCGHLDGKAVIAPHEMAKKVRAAVASRRDPAFLIVARTDARGVEGLDAAIDRAKLYVDHGADAVFPEGLQSEAEFEAFRKGVSAPLLANMTEFGKTPLLTLSDFGSLGYNLVIYPMTAFRVMLKAVTDAYKELLETGTQAGFLDSMRTRAELYDLIEYPAYEAQDRAWSDEVDGTQLNKEL; encoded by the coding sequence ATGCTGCATCGAGGTCCCGAATCGCCTGGACGCGCGTTGCGCGAGCGCATGGCCGACGGCGTCGTTTGCCTTCCCGGCGTGTTCAATGCGATCACGGCCAAGGCCGCGCACTCGGCGGGCGCGGAGGGGCTGTATCTGAGCGGCGCGGGGGTGACCAACGCACTGCTCGCCGTGCCGGACATCGCGCTCCTCACGCTCACGGAGATGGCGCAGCAGGCGGCGTACGTGTGCCAGGCGGCGCCGGTGCCCGTGATCGCGGACGCCGACACGGGCTACGGCGAGACGCTCAACGTGGCGCGGACGGTGCGCGAGATGGAGCGCGCGGGTCTGGCGGGCATCCATCTAGAGGACCAGGTCAGCCCGAAACGCTGCGGGCACCTCGATGGGAAGGCGGTGATCGCCCCGCACGAGATGGCCAAGAAGGTGCGCGCGGCGGTGGCGTCGAGGCGCGATCCGGCGTTCCTCATCGTGGCCCGGACCGACGCCCGAGGCGTCGAGGGGTTGGACGCGGCGATCGACCGTGCGAAGCTCTACGTCGACCACGGAGCGGACGCGGTGTTTCCCGAGGGGCTGCAGTCGGAGGCCGAGTTCGAGGCGTTCCGAAAGGGGGTGTCCGCGCCGCTGCTTGCGAACATGACGGAGTTCGGGAAGACCCCCCTTCTCACCCTCTCGGATTTCGGGTCCCTTGGGTACAATCTCGTCATCTATCCGATGACCGCTTTCCGGGTCATGCTGAAGGCCGTCACGGACGCCTACAAGGAGCTCTTGGAGACCGGCACGCAAGCTGGATTCCTCGACTCGATGCGGACACGGGCCGAGCTTTACGATCTCATCGAATACCCGGCCTACGAAGCGCAAGATCGGGCGTGGAGCGACGAGGTAGACGGCACGCAACTGAACAAAGAGCTTTGA
- a CDS encoding S9 family peptidase, whose translation MIRRLSFAPLLLLSTLALAGSPVPSGPTPADLKAAYERADQIAQARGAARMLQLEPHWFAGDRFLWYRKALAQGASEFVLVDIEKRMKNPAFDHQKLAAALAQASGKKVDGAKLPFQEITLADNLKTVQFDWDNKRWECDLAAYACKSIGDASTPPRGPGRGGRPAPRQGARQGPNRSPDQKLVARLEDGKIVVASTADDSRVFESALDSFAAVRWAPSGDRLVAFRVLPGDRKQVFLIESSPRDGGRAKLVQRDYDLPGDKLDTFETYVIELGAKKETKVDLAPIYTGGRPYLGPPNLDWTRDGKAFRMTIVERGYQRAFVVDVNLATLAVKTLVDERPETFVDSTSLMREDFRDSDEMLWRSERDGWGRLYLVDTAKGAVNNAVTPPNWIVRSIVHVDEKARTVIFTANNTDPAEDPYYIHAFRVNLDGTGLVALTDGDGTHTPRFAPGWGSLVDTYSRVDSPPVHVLRTVGSPAPFVLETADLEDWKAFHVPDVERFSAKGRDGESEIYGVVYRPSDFDPSKRYPIIENLYAGPHDSFVPKAFSALNGMQQMAELGFIVVQIDGMGTRNRGKKFHDVCWKNIADAGFPDRILWMKALAAKYPYVDISRVGVYGTSAGGQSSTGALLFHPEFYKVAVSSCGCHDNRMDKVWWNEQWMGVLGPHYEAQSNITNAGKLEGNLLLMLGEMDTNVPPESTLRLVDALIKAKKEFDFVMLPGFDHTSGGPYGERKRRDFFVKHLLGVEPPSWNGG comes from the coding sequence ATGATTCGCCGTCTTTCCTTCGCTCCACTCCTGCTCCTCAGTACCCTCGCCCTTGCGGGCTCGCCGGTTCCCAGCGGCCCCACCCCGGCCGACCTCAAGGCGGCCTACGAGCGGGCCGACCAGATCGCCCAGGCGCGGGGAGCGGCGCGGATGCTGCAGCTCGAGCCGCACTGGTTCGCGGGCGATCGCTTCCTCTGGTACCGCAAAGCGCTGGCCCAAGGAGCCAGCGAGTTCGTGCTGGTCGATATCGAGAAGCGCATGAAGAACCCCGCGTTCGACCACCAGAAGCTGGCCGCGGCGCTGGCCCAAGCCTCGGGCAAGAAGGTCGACGGCGCGAAACTCCCGTTCCAGGAGATCACGCTGGCCGACAACCTCAAAACCGTCCAGTTCGACTGGGACAACAAACGATGGGAGTGCGATCTCGCCGCCTATGCGTGCAAATCGATCGGCGACGCATCCACGCCTCCCCGGGGTCCCGGGCGAGGCGGACGCCCAGCCCCTCGCCAAGGGGCGCGCCAGGGCCCGAACCGCTCGCCAGACCAGAAGCTCGTTGCCCGCCTCGAAGACGGCAAGATCGTCGTGGCCTCCACGGCCGACGATTCCCGTGTCTTCGAGAGCGCGCTCGACTCCTTCGCCGCCGTTCGATGGGCGCCGTCGGGCGACCGGCTCGTCGCCTTCCGCGTGCTTCCCGGCGACCGGAAGCAGGTGTTCCTCATCGAGTCCTCTCCGCGCGACGGCGGGCGCGCCAAGTTGGTGCAGCGCGATTACGATCTGCCGGGCGACAAGCTCGATACCTTCGAAACCTACGTGATCGAGCTCGGCGCCAAGAAGGAAACCAAGGTGGACCTGGCTCCCATCTACACCGGCGGACGGCCGTACCTCGGCCCTCCAAACCTCGACTGGACGCGCGACGGCAAGGCGTTCCGCATGACGATCGTCGAACGCGGCTACCAGCGCGCCTTCGTCGTGGATGTGAACCTCGCCACCCTAGCCGTCAAGACCCTGGTGGACGAGCGGCCCGAGACCTTCGTCGACTCGACCAGCCTCATGCGCGAAGACTTCAGGGACTCGGATGAGATGCTCTGGCGGTCCGAGCGCGACGGGTGGGGCCGGCTCTATCTCGTGGACACGGCCAAAGGCGCGGTCAACAACGCCGTCACCCCACCCAACTGGATCGTGCGATCGATCGTCCACGTGGACGAAAAGGCGCGCACCGTGATCTTCACGGCCAACAACACGGACCCCGCGGAGGATCCGTACTACATCCACGCGTTCCGTGTGAACCTCGACGGCACAGGCTTGGTGGCGCTCACCGACGGCGACGGCACGCACACCCCACGCTTCGCGCCGGGTTGGGGCAGCCTCGTGGACACTTACTCGCGCGTCGACTCTCCACCGGTGCACGTGTTGCGCACCGTGGGCAGCCCCGCCCCGTTCGTGCTGGAGACGGCGGACCTCGAGGATTGGAAGGCGTTCCACGTGCCCGACGTTGAGCGCTTTTCGGCAAAGGGGCGCGACGGGGAGAGCGAGATCTACGGCGTGGTCTACCGCCCGAGCGACTTCGACCCCTCGAAGCGCTACCCCATCATCGAGAACCTCTACGCAGGGCCGCACGACTCGTTCGTTCCCAAGGCGTTCAGCGCCCTCAACGGGATGCAGCAGATGGCCGAACTCGGGTTCATCGTCGTGCAGATCGACGGCATGGGCACCCGCAACCGGGGCAAGAAGTTCCACGACGTGTGCTGGAAGAACATCGCCGACGCGGGTTTCCCCGACCGCATCCTCTGGATGAAGGCCCTCGCCGCGAAGTACCCGTACGTGGACATCTCGCGCGTCGGGGTGTACGGCACCTCCGCCGGAGGGCAAAGCTCGACGGGCGCGCTCCTGTTCCACCCCGAGTTCTACAAGGTGGCCGTCTCCTCGTGCGGTTGCCACGACAACCGCATGGACAAGGTGTGGTGGAACGAGCAGTGGATGGGCGTCCTCGGCCCGCACTACGAGGCTCAATCGAACATCACCAACGCCGGCAAGCTCGAGGGCAACCTCCTTCTGATGCTCGGCGAGATGGACACGAACGTTCCGCCCGAGTCCACCCTGCGCCTCGTGGACGCCCTCATCAAGGCCAAGAAGGAGTTCGACTTCGTGATGCTGCCCGGCTTCGACCACACCAGCGGGGGGCCCTACGGCGAGCGGAAGCGGAGGGACTTCTTCGTGAAGCACCTGCTGGGGGTGGAACCGCCAAGCTGGAACGGAGGATAG